Proteins found in one Bordetella genomosp. 11 genomic segment:
- a CDS encoding glutamine--tRNA ligase/YqeY domain fusion protein, translated as MTTASPPPAAASFLRHIIEADLKAERFKDKHWAGVPGPASVQAQGGLDPARIRTRFPPEPNGYLHIGHAKSICVNFGLARDYGGACHLRFDDTNPEKEDQEYVDAIIEAVRWLGFDWKDPGGREQLYFASDYFDTMYAFAQALIRAGYAYVDQQSPEQIRANRGTLTEAGKDSPWRDRPAQESLDLLAEMRDGKHPDGSMVLRARIDMASPNINLRDPVIYRVRHATHHRTGDKWCIYPMYTWAHPIEDALEGITHSICTLEFEDQRPFYDWTLDRLAELGLLARPLPHQYEFARLNLTYVVTSKRKLLQLVRDGHVDGWDDPRMPTLFGMRRRGYPASAIRLFCDRTSISKSESRIDYSLLEAAVRDELDPVAPRSVAVLQPLKLVITNYPEDRVETCSAPRNPHDPAQGQREFPFSRTLWIEQDDFREEPPKKYFRLYPGNMVRLKYGYVVRCTGFVKDEQGNVVEVQAEYLPETRSGTPGADSVKVKGTITWVSAAHAVGATIHLYDRLFADPHPDAGDKDFIAALNPDSRKTVQAWLEPGTQLEPGVTWQFERLGYFTLDSVTSTPDAPILNRVVTLKDSWGQG; from the coding sequence ATGACCACTGCTTCCCCGCCCCCTGCCGCCGCCAGCTTCCTGCGGCACATCATCGAAGCCGATCTCAAGGCCGAACGCTTCAAAGACAAGCATTGGGCCGGCGTTCCCGGTCCGGCCTCGGTGCAGGCCCAGGGCGGCCTGGATCCTGCCCGCATCCGCACGCGCTTCCCGCCGGAGCCCAACGGCTACCTGCACATCGGCCACGCCAAGAGCATCTGCGTGAACTTCGGGCTGGCGCGGGACTACGGCGGCGCCTGCCATCTGCGCTTCGACGACACCAATCCCGAAAAGGAAGACCAGGAATACGTCGATGCCATCATCGAAGCGGTGCGCTGGCTGGGCTTCGACTGGAAAGACCCGGGCGGGCGGGAACAGCTGTATTTCGCCAGCGATTACTTCGACACCATGTATGCATTCGCGCAGGCGCTGATCCGCGCCGGCTACGCCTACGTGGACCAGCAGTCGCCGGAGCAAATCCGCGCCAATCGCGGCACGCTGACCGAAGCCGGCAAGGATTCGCCCTGGCGCGACCGTCCGGCGCAGGAATCGCTGGACCTGCTGGCGGAAATGCGCGACGGCAAGCATCCGGACGGCAGCATGGTATTGCGCGCCCGCATCGACATGGCCTCGCCGAATATCAATCTGCGCGATCCGGTCATTTACCGCGTGCGCCACGCCACGCATCACCGCACGGGCGATAAGTGGTGCATCTATCCGATGTACACCTGGGCGCATCCCATCGAGGACGCGCTGGAAGGCATCACGCACAGCATTTGCACGCTGGAGTTCGAAGACCAGCGGCCGTTCTACGACTGGACGCTGGACCGGCTGGCCGAGCTCGGCCTGCTGGCGCGCCCCCTGCCGCACCAATACGAATTCGCGCGGCTGAACCTGACTTACGTCGTGACCAGCAAGCGCAAGCTGCTGCAGCTGGTTCGCGACGGCCACGTGGACGGCTGGGACGACCCGCGCATGCCGACCCTGTTCGGCATGCGCCGCCGCGGCTATCCGGCTTCCGCGATCCGTTTGTTCTGCGATCGGACCAGCATCTCCAAGTCGGAGTCGCGCATCGACTACAGCCTGCTCGAAGCAGCCGTGCGTGACGAACTGGACCCGGTGGCGCCGCGTTCCGTGGCCGTGCTCCAGCCCCTGAAGCTGGTCATCACCAACTATCCCGAAGACCGTGTCGAAACGTGCAGCGCGCCGCGCAATCCGCACGATCCCGCGCAGGGCCAGCGCGAATTCCCGTTCTCCCGCACGCTGTGGATCGAGCAGGACGACTTCCGCGAGGAACCGCCCAAGAAGTACTTCCGCCTGTACCCGGGCAATATGGTGCGATTGAAGTACGGCTATGTGGTGCGCTGTACCGGGTTCGTGAAGGACGAGCAGGGCAATGTGGTCGAGGTGCAGGCCGAATACCTGCCGGAGACTCGCAGCGGAACGCCCGGCGCGGACAGCGTGAAGGTCAAGGGCACGATTACCTGGGTCAGCGCGGCCCACGCGGTCGGCGCGACCATACACCTGTACGACCGCCTGTTCGCGGACCCGCATCCCGACGCCGGCGACAAGGACTTCATCGCGGCGTTGAATCCCGACTCCCGCAAGACTGTCCAGGCCTGGCTGGAACCGGGCACGCAGCTGGAGCCCGGCGTGACGTGGCAGTTCGAACGGCTGGGTTATTTCACGCTGGACAGCGTGACGTCGACGCCCGATGCGCCCATCCTGAACCGCGTCGTGACCTTGAAGGACTCCTGGGGGCAAGGCTGA
- the minE gene encoding cell division topological specificity factor MinE yields the protein MSLLSFLLGQKKSSASVAKERLQIILAHERSGRDGSPDYLPQLQQELIAVISKYVKIDPDDIKVHVERQDTLEILEVKIEMPQA from the coding sequence ATGTCCCTTCTGTCCTTCCTGCTCGGCCAGAAAAAGTCATCGGCCAGCGTCGCCAAGGAACGCCTGCAGATCATCCTGGCTCATGAACGCTCGGGACGTGACGGCTCGCCCGATTACCTGCCGCAGTTGCAGCAAGAATTGATCGCCGTCATCTCCAAGTACGTGAAAATCGATCCGGACGACATCAAGGTCCATGTGGAACGCCAGGACACCCTGGAGATCCTCGAAGTGAAGATCGAAATGCCTCAGGCCTGA
- a CDS encoding ATP-binding protein — MTRFSPRSLLPHSLRTRLILLVLGCMLLAQAGTLAVGSHYRQRFIDDVVMDYIVTTIRTLRAAVSEVPAEDRAGFVRDASGGQWHLWARTLPAEAQLARFHGGGLPPPPLRDGVSAADRDARMAEIREYRRNRPDGEDNDIRRDLRGLVHQLNNRLNDGTRVALSRGPRPEVFISLAPNPSSEDAPQLREWLVIPLDRLDPPLATPIVITWLATFGVVLILAGGFSWHITRPITRLAEAADKLAAGQPQRVVPSGPHETRVLGERFNAMLNALQESESVRRTLLAGLPHDLKAPLSRMWLRIEMSDDAVLTEGLRKDLQDMQYMVDQFIGFVRGTDPAGYRYAPVPLAEWLTERVQGWKGAGSPVELRIDSDQPMTVQGDAVALARLLDNLIGNALHHGAPPVEVSLAERDGMAVLCVADHGKGIPADRRSEALRPFARLDDARTRTGNVGLGLALVEAITRAHGGTLTLGTAASGGLRVEIALPLRN; from the coding sequence GTGACCAGGTTTTCGCCGCGCTCCCTGCTTCCGCATTCCCTGCGCACCCGCCTGATACTGCTCGTGCTCGGTTGCATGCTGTTGGCCCAGGCGGGCACGCTTGCCGTGGGCTCGCACTACCGGCAACGGTTCATCGACGACGTGGTAATGGACTACATCGTCACGACGATACGCACGTTGCGCGCCGCGGTATCGGAAGTGCCGGCGGAGGACCGCGCCGGCTTCGTGCGCGATGCCTCCGGCGGACAGTGGCATCTGTGGGCCCGCACCCTTCCCGCCGAGGCGCAACTGGCGCGCTTCCATGGCGGCGGACTGCCGCCGCCTCCCCTGCGCGATGGCGTGTCGGCCGCCGACCGCGATGCCCGGATGGCCGAGATCCGCGAATACCGCCGGAATCGTCCCGATGGCGAGGACAACGACATCCGCCGCGACCTGCGCGGCCTGGTGCACCAGCTGAACAATCGCCTGAACGACGGCACCCGCGTCGCGCTGTCGCGCGGGCCGCGGCCGGAGGTCTTCATTTCCCTGGCGCCCAATCCCAGCAGCGAGGACGCGCCGCAACTGCGCGAATGGCTCGTCATTCCGCTGGACCGGCTGGACCCGCCGCTGGCGACGCCCATCGTCATCACATGGCTGGCCACCTTCGGCGTGGTACTGATACTGGCGGGCGGTTTTTCCTGGCATATCACGCGTCCCATCACCCGCCTGGCCGAAGCCGCCGACAAACTTGCCGCGGGCCAACCGCAGCGCGTCGTGCCGTCCGGTCCGCACGAGACCCGCGTGCTGGGCGAACGCTTCAATGCCATGCTGAACGCGCTGCAGGAATCGGAGTCCGTCCGCCGCACGCTGCTGGCCGGCCTGCCGCACGACCTGAAGGCGCCTCTTTCGCGCATGTGGCTGCGCATCGAAATGTCCGACGATGCCGTGTTGACGGAGGGCCTGCGCAAGGACCTCCAGGACATGCAATACATGGTCGACCAGTTCATCGGCTTCGTGCGCGGCACCGATCCGGCGGGTTACCGATATGCCCCCGTCCCGCTTGCCGAGTGGCTGACCGAGCGCGTGCAGGGCTGGAAGGGCGCGGGATCCCCGGTGGAGCTGCGCATCGACAGCGATCAACCGATGACGGTGCAGGGCGATGCGGTCGCGCTGGCCCGCCTGCTGGACAATCTGATCGGCAATGCCCTGCACCATGGCGCGCCGCCGGTGGAGGTATCGCTGGCCGAACGCGACGGCATGGCCGTACTGTGCGTCGCCGACCATGGCAAAGGGATCCCGGCGGACCGCCGGTCCGAGGCGCTGCGGCCGTTCGCCCGGCTTGACGATGCGCGCACGCGGACAGGCAATGTGGGGCTGGGGCTGGCGCTGGTCGAAGCCATCACGCGCGCCCATGGCGGCACGCTTACCCTGGGCACCGCGGCAAGCGGCGGGCTGCGCGTGGAAATCGCCCTGCCGCTGCGCAATTGA
- the minD gene encoding septum site-determining protein MinD: protein MTRTVVVTSGKGGVGKTTTSASFSSGLAMRGHKTAVIDFDVGLRNLDLIMGCERRVVYDFVNVIQGEASLKQALIKDKQLENLFVLPASQTRDKDALTQEGVGKVIDDLKEMGFDYIVCDSPAGIETGALLAAYYADDALVVTNPEVSSVRDSDRILGILAAKSKRAVEGDEPVKEFLLLTRYNPKRVSEGEMLSLSDIEDILRIKLIGVIPESESVLQASNQGLPAIHLKDTDVAEAYKDVVARYLGEERSLRFTDYAKPGFLKRIFGGK from the coding sequence ATGACGCGTACTGTTGTGGTCACTTCCGGCAAGGGCGGGGTGGGCAAGACGACTACCAGCGCCAGTTTTTCTTCCGGCCTCGCGATGCGCGGGCACAAGACCGCGGTGATCGATTTCGACGTGGGCCTGCGCAATCTGGATCTGATCATGGGATGCGAACGTCGGGTGGTGTACGACTTCGTCAACGTCATCCAGGGTGAAGCATCGCTGAAGCAGGCGCTGATCAAGGACAAGCAGCTGGAGAACCTGTTCGTGCTGCCGGCCTCGCAAACGCGCGACAAGGACGCGCTGACGCAGGAAGGCGTGGGCAAGGTCATCGACGATCTGAAAGAGATGGGTTTCGACTACATCGTCTGCGATTCGCCCGCCGGCATCGAAACCGGCGCGCTGCTGGCCGCCTACTACGCCGACGATGCGCTGGTCGTCACCAACCCCGAAGTCTCGTCCGTGCGCGACTCGGACCGCATCCTGGGGATCCTGGCCGCCAAGTCCAAGCGCGCCGTGGAAGGCGACGAACCCGTCAAGGAGTTCCTGCTGCTGACGCGGTACAACCCCAAGCGCGTGTCGGAAGGCGAGATGCTCTCGCTGTCGGATATCGAAGACATCCTGCGCATCAAGCTGATCGGCGTCATTCCCGAATCCGAGTCCGTCCTGCAAGCCTCGAACCAGGGCCTGCCGGCGATCCACCTGAAGGATACCGACGTCGCGGAAGCGTACAAGGATGTGGTCGCCCGCTATCTGGGCGAGGAGCGTTCGCTGCGTTTCACCGACTATGCGAAGCCCGGTTTTCTGAAACGCATATTCGGAGGCAAGTAA
- the minC gene encoding septum site-determining protein MinC: MSSDPLALDFKSATLYAVRVVLHSADIGRLAAALDKRMADAGSFFENEPVVIDASRVEGLVDWPALLDALRGHNLPPIGVVAEGDNLQAAKDAGLAPVELSTPPARVAPTDAGNTPPPLPTQPAAALTAAPAPQGDSGATAPPDDAGGAHQGVTGDASQPGTAESGTAGAKAEANGTQPATGSPGASTVSHGKPGRKGDVAPAGQDGQATAQAKPGPQAAAGTRTREPLPTRAARETTSSPSPTPADPQSSSALVISRPLRSGQRVYARHTDLVVIGMVSPGAEVIADGNVHVYGPLRGKAMAGARGDTSARIFTTHLDAELLAVAGVYRVVEDKLDANLHGQPALVRLDGDTLRIEALKA; encoded by the coding sequence ATGAGCTCTGATCCCCTTGCCCTGGACTTCAAAAGCGCCACGCTCTATGCCGTGCGCGTCGTACTGCATAGCGCCGATATCGGGCGGCTGGCCGCCGCCCTGGACAAGCGCATGGCCGACGCCGGCAGCTTCTTCGAAAACGAACCCGTCGTCATAGACGCAAGCCGGGTCGAAGGCCTGGTGGACTGGCCGGCGCTGCTGGATGCGCTGCGCGGCCACAACCTGCCCCCCATCGGCGTGGTCGCCGAGGGCGACAATCTGCAAGCCGCCAAGGATGCGGGGCTCGCGCCCGTCGAGCTCTCGACGCCCCCGGCGCGGGTCGCGCCAACGGACGCCGGCAATACGCCTCCGCCCCTGCCTACCCAACCCGCCGCCGCCCTGACCGCCGCGCCGGCCCCGCAAGGCGACAGCGGCGCCACCGCACCGCCTGACGATGCCGGCGGCGCCCATCAAGGCGTGACCGGGGACGCCAGCCAGCCCGGAACCGCCGAGTCCGGCACGGCCGGCGCCAAGGCTGAGGCGAATGGCACCCAGCCCGCGACGGGAAGCCCAGGCGCGTCCACCGTTTCCCACGGGAAACCCGGCCGCAAGGGCGATGTCGCCCCCGCGGGCCAGGACGGGCAGGCCACCGCGCAAGCGAAGCCAGGCCCGCAAGCGGCGGCCGGCACGCGCACGCGCGAACCGCTGCCTACCCGCGCCGCGCGCGAAACCACGTCGTCACCCAGCCCCACCCCAGCCGATCCGCAGTCGTCATCGGCACTGGTCATCAGCCGCCCGCTGCGTTCCGGCCAGCGCGTCTACGCGCGCCACACGGACCTGGTGGTCATCGGCATGGTCAGCCCCGGCGCTGAAGTGATCGCCGACGGCAATGTCCATGTCTACGGCCCGTTGCGCGGCAAGGCGATGGCGGGTGCGCGCGGCGATACATCGGCGCGGATTTTCACCACGCACCTGGACGCGGAGCTTTTGGCCGTCGCCGGGGTGTATCGGGTGGTCGAGGACAAGCTGGATGCCAATCTGCACGGCCAACCCGCGCTGGTCCGCCTGGATGGCGACACTTTACGTATCGAAGCGCTGAAAGCGTGA
- a CDS encoding cytochrome ubiquinol oxidase subunit I, producing MSIPPLFLGRLQFIGSLAFVALFMALALALSWLLLYFKLRARTSGDAGWTSAYRFWVRIFALAFILALACGVPVLLQLGTVWSGLMDKIGNVAGPLVGFAVLSVFALKSCFLGVMLFGQRRVSEIVHTLSVLMVALGHLATVFWVLALVSWAQTPDGAVAVDGRFQIYDWARVVFNPALGWMLGSTVLGALLTAAFLIMGITAWQALRRPLDDGERLGFRAALGLACIAAALLAPVGAGMGKLIAHYQPAKAAAAAPYWHEGDPPDLVVLGWPDADSATSHGVWTLKDAAARWLGRNVNGHFLALENYANMQPPVALTFWSLRGVAILAILMTCAAWATLLKLRKRGFDPSFLSRRWLRALALMTFSGAAFVAVGWIFTAVGIQPYAVNGAVTQSEILGTASPRALLYGTLGYAVLYGVLGTAFVRMLFHAARYGVVPVRRMAGVAS from the coding sequence ATGAGCATCCCCCCTTTATTCCTGGGACGTCTGCAGTTCATCGGCAGCCTGGCATTCGTGGCGCTTTTCATGGCCCTGGCCCTGGCGCTGTCCTGGCTGCTGTTGTATTTCAAGCTGCGCGCCCGCACCAGCGGCGATGCCGGCTGGACCTCCGCCTATCGTTTCTGGGTGCGCATCTTCGCCCTTGCCTTCATCCTGGCGCTGGCCTGCGGCGTGCCCGTACTGTTGCAGCTCGGCACCGTGTGGTCCGGGCTGATGGACAAGATAGGCAATGTGGCAGGGCCGTTGGTGGGTTTCGCCGTCCTGTCGGTGTTCGCGTTGAAGTCCTGCTTCCTGGGCGTGATGCTGTTCGGCCAGCGTCGCGTGTCGGAAATCGTCCATACCCTCTCGGTGCTGATGGTCGCGCTGGGGCATCTGGCCACCGTTTTCTGGGTGCTGGCCCTGGTGTCGTGGGCGCAGACCCCGGATGGCGCGGTCGCCGTGGACGGCCGGTTTCAGATCTACGATTGGGCCAGGGTGGTGTTCAACCCCGCGCTGGGATGGATGCTGGGCTCTACCGTCCTGGGCGCGTTGCTGACGGCGGCTTTCCTGATCATGGGCATTACCGCCTGGCAGGCCTTGCGCCGGCCGCTGGACGACGGCGAACGCCTGGGTTTCCGCGCCGCGCTGGGCCTGGCCTGCATCGCGGCGGCGCTGCTGGCGCCGGTAGGGGCGGGGATGGGCAAGCTTATCGCGCACTACCAGCCGGCCAAGGCGGCCGCCGCCGCCCCTTATTGGCATGAGGGCGACCCGCCCGACCTGGTCGTGCTGGGCTGGCCGGACGCCGACAGCGCCACCAGCCACGGCGTCTGGACGCTGAAAGACGCGGCGGCGCGCTGGCTGGGCCGCAACGTCAATGGCCATTTCCTGGCCCTGGAAAACTACGCCAACATGCAACCGCCGGTGGCGCTGACATTCTGGTCCCTGCGGGGCGTGGCGATACTGGCGATCCTGATGACCTGCGCCGCCTGGGCCACGCTGCTCAAGCTGCGCAAGCGTGGCTTCGATCCCTCCTTCCTGTCGCGGCGCTGGTTGCGCGCGCTCGCGTTGATGACGTTTTCCGGCGCGGCCTTCGTGGCTGTCGGCTGGATATTCACGGCGGTGGGCATCCAGCCCTATGCGGTGAACGGTGCCGTCACGCAGTCGGAAATCCTGGGAACGGCCTCGCCGCGCGCGCTGTTGTACGGGACGCTGGGCTATGCGGTGCTGTACGGGGTGCTGGGCACGGCCTTCGTGCGCATGCTTTTCCATGCCGCGCGCTATGGCGTCGTGCCGGTGCGCAGGATGGCGGGAGTCGCATCATGA
- a CDS encoding isochorismatase family protein, translating to MPIHDAADCTVLIVDMQARLMPVIHDGAAVLAAATRLAAGAVLLDVPVVATEHHRAALGATLDDVGQHARAVFRKMHFSAVDEPGFGSWLPNARGTIFVAGCEAHICVLQTALGLRRGGHRVRMVADACGSRQPSDRDFALQRARAHGIDVMTTEMALFEWLGTCEHPRFRDVLRLVK from the coding sequence ATGCCGATACACGATGCAGCGGATTGCACGGTCTTGATCGTGGACATGCAGGCGAGGCTGATGCCCGTGATCCACGATGGCGCGGCCGTGCTTGCCGCCGCCACGCGGCTCGCGGCCGGCGCGGTGCTGCTGGATGTGCCCGTGGTGGCGACAGAGCATCACCGCGCCGCGCTGGGCGCGACACTGGACGACGTCGGCCAGCACGCGCGGGCGGTCTTCCGGAAGATGCATTTTTCCGCGGTGGACGAGCCCGGTTTCGGCAGCTGGCTGCCGAACGCCCGCGGGACGATTTTCGTGGCGGGCTGCGAAGCCCATATCTGCGTGCTCCAGACCGCGTTGGGCTTGCGCCGCGGTGGCCATCGTGTGCGCATGGTGGCCGACGCCTGCGGTTCCCGGCAGCCGTCCGACCGCGATTTTGCGCTGCAGCGCGCACGCGCGCACGGCATCGACGTCATGACCACCGAGATGGCCTTGTTCGAGTGGCTGGGCACGTGCGAGCACCCGCGCTTTCGCGACGTGTTACGTCTGGTCAAATAA
- a CDS encoding cytochrome d ubiquinol oxidase subunit II, whose translation MIATLAASLGLAPDDPSFWMPLVFMGMLFVLVVAGTVLDGFDLGVGILLQLAPTEDRGRMMALLSPWRDANEFWLLLGIGLFAAAFPFAWGNVLGQLYAPLTLMVLGVVLRSVSYEFRLRARTESKPRWVTAFWIGSLMTAFGQGMALGRIATGYQNTAGYHGFSLFVGLCAVAAYVLLGASWLTMRVDGDLQRRAVQWARHAIRWTAAGMVAIAVTLGLANAGIFYKWSNLSHLGLAVAVWVAMLLGFVGTEMVLMRLPRHAERFSWVPFVACVGLFLLMLTGLAYSMFPFLILDDMTLWDGAASLGSMRLVLSGAIVAIPLILVFNILAYRSLFGKARRPANAIAGMPGRQ comes from the coding sequence ATGATCGCCACGCTTGCCGCGTCGCTGGGCCTTGCCCCGGACGATCCCTCTTTCTGGATGCCTTTGGTGTTCATGGGAATGCTGTTCGTGCTGGTGGTGGCCGGTACGGTGCTGGACGGCTTCGACCTGGGCGTCGGTATCCTGCTGCAGCTGGCGCCCACCGAGGACCGCGGCCGCATGATGGCACTGCTCAGCCCCTGGCGCGATGCCAACGAGTTCTGGCTGTTGCTCGGTATCGGCCTGTTCGCCGCGGCGTTCCCATTTGCCTGGGGGAACGTGCTGGGGCAGCTCTACGCGCCGTTGACACTGATGGTGCTGGGCGTCGTGTTGCGCAGCGTGTCGTATGAGTTCCGGCTGCGCGCGCGCACCGAATCCAAGCCGCGCTGGGTAACGGCATTCTGGATCGGTTCGCTGATGACGGCCTTCGGCCAGGGCATGGCCCTGGGCCGTATTGCGACCGGGTATCAGAATACCGCCGGCTACCACGGTTTTTCGCTGTTCGTCGGTTTATGCGCGGTGGCGGCCTACGTGCTGCTCGGTGCCTCGTGGCTGACGATGCGGGTGGATGGCGATCTGCAGCGCCGCGCGGTGCAGTGGGCGCGGCACGCGATCCGCTGGACCGCGGCGGGCATGGTGGCCATCGCGGTTACGCTGGGCCTGGCCAACGCCGGCATTTTCTATAAGTGGAGCAACCTGTCCCATCTTGGCCTCGCCGTCGCGGTGTGGGTGGCCATGCTGCTGGGTTTCGTCGGTACGGAAATGGTCCTGATGCGCTTGCCGCGGCACGCCGAACGTTTCAGCTGGGTGCCGTTCGTCGCCTGCGTGGGGCTGTTCCTGCTGATGCTGACCGGGCTGGCATACAGCATGTTCCCTTTCCTGATCCTGGACGACATGACGCTGTGGGATGGCGCGGCTTCGCTCGGATCGATGCGGCTGGTGCTATCCGGGGCGATCGTGGCCATTCCGCTGATCCTGGTGTTCAACATCCTGGCCTACCGGTCGCTATTCGGCAAGGCGCGGCGTCCCGCGAACGCCATCGCCGGCATGCCCGGACGGCAGTGA
- a CDS encoding glycine zipper 2TM domain-containing protein has translation MTIQHLSKLCAISLLALSATGCSTWDSMNHRQKATVTGAGIGGVAGAVITNGGVLGTVGGAAIGGVIGNQVGK, from the coding sequence ATGACAATCCAACATCTATCCAAACTCTGCGCGATCTCATTGCTGGCGTTGTCAGCGACGGGCTGTTCCACCTGGGACAGCATGAATCACCGGCAAAAGGCCACCGTAACGGGCGCCGGTATCGGCGGCGTGGCCGGCGCGGTGATCACCAACGGCGGTGTGCTCGGCACCGTGGGCGGCGCGGCCATCGGCGGCGTGATCGGCAACCAGGTCGGCAAGTAG
- a CDS encoding response regulator, translating to METPHTKLLVVDDDPALRQLLADYLNRHGYDTLLAPDAADLPARIARYAPDLLVLDRMLPGGDGADACRRLREQGEDIPVILLTARDEAVDRIIGLEAGADDYLGKPFDPRELLARIEAVLRRKKGPSALTRDAPVNFGPFVFDPATRQLLRDGVAVKLTGGEINLLEALVRNAGKPLSRERLLALARDDDAGERNDRAIDIAILRLRRAIEDDPKQPRWIQTVWGIGYRFSP from the coding sequence ATGGAAACACCTCATACTAAATTGCTGGTCGTCGACGACGACCCCGCGCTGCGGCAACTGCTGGCCGACTATCTGAACCGGCACGGCTACGACACCCTGCTGGCGCCCGATGCCGCCGACCTGCCGGCGCGCATTGCCCGCTATGCCCCGGACCTTCTGGTCCTGGACAGGATGCTGCCCGGCGGCGACGGCGCCGATGCCTGCCGGCGGCTGCGCGAACAGGGTGAGGACATTCCGGTAATCCTGCTGACGGCCCGCGATGAAGCCGTGGATCGCATCATCGGCCTGGAGGCCGGTGCCGACGATTACCTGGGCAAGCCTTTCGATCCCCGCGAACTGCTGGCGCGCATCGAAGCCGTCCTGCGCCGCAAGAAGGGCCCCTCGGCGCTGACGCGCGACGCGCCCGTGAATTTCGGCCCCTTCGTCTTCGACCCCGCCACGCGCCAATTGCTGCGCGACGGCGTGGCCGTCAAGCTGACCGGCGGGGAAATCAATCTGCTGGAAGCCCTGGTCCGCAACGCCGGCAAGCCGCTGTCGCGCGAACGCCTGCTGGCCCTGGCCCGCGACGACGACGCCGGCGAACGGAACGACCGCGCCATCGATATCGCCATCCTGCGCCTGCGCCGCGCCATCGAGGACGACCCCAAGCAACCGCGCTGGATCCAGACGGTATGGGGCATAGGCTACCGATTCTCGCCGTGA